The genomic stretch TTTTCTCGTCTTTACAGATACGACAACCTGGACATCGATACGATTCTGTCCAGCAACCGGCTGGTGAATAACTATGTCGACTGTTTACTCAGCAGGAAGCCCTGCCCGCCGGAGGGCAAGGATCTGAAACGTAAGTAGCGCCCATTCAGTTTTTGGTTTCCGGGCTGGAATTTAATTGCCAAATCAGTGAACTCGAAATTGATCTGAAATTGTATTTCCGCTATACTTGGtaacaattaaattttttacgCTTGTGTAATTCTCAATAATAATGGTTTCAAAATTGCTGCCCAAATCGTGACTAGAATCCACATGTTTTAggaaaaacaaattgaaaaaatgccgaCCGATGAATTAAGTGTATAACAGCGTGCTGCAATTGGTTGAACACGCACCTTCGCCGGTTTAGCTGCTAGCTTTAACAGCGGCAGCGCACCGCTTTGTGGaacatatatgaaaaaaaaaaattcaagtttaGCCTTCAGTGCCATGCAGCGAACTTTAATACCGTGCGTCGGCGTTGGCTTGTATAAAAACAAACATACGAGCAGAGGTACGCACTCATGGTGCTAATTGAGTTAAGCGTAGAACAATGAAGTGCGAGCCCTTTTTGGGGAAGGGAGCCTTATCTTCTCGAGTAACCACACTGAAGATCAGGTTTCATGAGAACGCTTGTTAGTATCGAATGGAGAAGGTTAATCCAATATGTTCTGATGTGAAGTAGGTGCCCTCAATGGTAGATCATCTCGGCGGTGTTCTACTACCACTGCTAGGGAGGTTATTCGATTACCTACCTTTTGAGGGCTAGTGATGGATTGCTTGTTGATGTATATGAACAACATGTTATTTTATTGtgtattataattttttgagaTGGCATCAGAAACATCGGTGCGTACCGTGTGACTCGTGTCAGGTGCCGGTGTCGTGTGAAAGATCATATCGTTTAGTTTCCATTAGCTGGCCCATTGTTACACTAAACGATTGTAAATGTTTTTTACAATTGATAATTGGTTGAACGTGCATTTTTTGCTGtgtttgacttttgacttttcaaatagaatatttgattttttttcgtaaaaatttacATGGACCTTATTGTTTTTGAGTAGAAAAACTAACTACAGACCTTTTTAATAATCAACGATCCCGAAATTTCGTTGAAATGAAAGAGTGCTGATAATTTTTCAGACGAGTTTGCGTGAAGTTCCTCAAATGATAATGGGTGGAACGTTGATGTtagttatttatttttggattatttcatcaattttcaatttactTTTCAAACGAAGGAGTTTGCATTACCGAACCCGTAATTAGTTTAGCACTTTGCTAAGCAGAGTTAATCGTCATAATGCAAGAAATTGAATGTTTAATCAAAAATGAATTTCCAATTAATTCGCAGCCTGCCTGAATCTCAACGCTACTATAACTTCGAGCGCTGCGTTGAATGTAAAATACACCTAACGTTTAATTTAATTTCGCCGCTCAGAAGGGTAGAAGAGTGACATTGAATGATGCCACCAGTAGTGGCTTGCTCAAGAGTTTCATATAGACGACGCGAAACCACCGGAGAAACTAACCGCGTTATTCAATGTGCAGTTTCCCTTGATTTACTATGCATCACGGCGTACATCTTCTTGCGTCGCGTGGGAGTGCTGGAAGGTGGCAACGAATGCATTATCAGCTCGGCAATTTGATTGCCAGCTTGGAAAATTCAATGCATGTGTGTTGCATCCAGGGAATTCTGCACGCTGCAGGCGGTTGCTTACGGTGGAAAACTTTCAACACCTGTGAGGGGTACTATGGTGAATTGCTCAGTTAGCTGTGATAGCTAAGTAGCTTGATACACCGTATTTCAATTTGTATAGCTAGTCAGTGGCATTTGATGTTATGCAATGAACTTGTCGTCGTATTTTAGAACAAATAATCCAAGCAATGACATCACGACTAAATTTCGTTCTCGTACCGCACAGGAATTCTCCCGGAGGCCCTCCGTACGAAGTGCGGACGTTGCTCGGAGACGCAAAAGGAAAATGCGCTCAAAATCATCACCACCCTGTACTACAGCTACCCGCAGCAGTACCAGGCCCTTCGCAGCCGGTGGGATCCATCGGGCGAGTATCATCGCCGCTTCGAGGAATACCTCCGGGGGCTGCAGTTCAACCAGATTGGCAGTAACGGCGGTGGTAACAACGGTATCAACACCAATTCCATAGACACTCCGGTAAGAAACGACTTCGATCGGGATCAATCGCAGATCCGGCTGCAGACGCTGCTACTgtcgacaacaacaacaactacgGCACCTCCGCGCCCGAATGCGATCCCCAGCGGTTCAGAGCAACGACCCCAATTGGCACAGGCACAGCTAACACAATCGGTAGCACCCGTTTTAAGTACCTCTACTACCACACCAGCCACTACTACCAGTACGACTAGTACTACAACTACTCCTTCccctactactactactagtaCTACTACccctactactactactactaccacTTCTACCCCTTTAACTACTGAATCGACTACTACTAGTATTCCTATTACCACTGGTTCCGGTGCCGCTAGCAGTAGCAGTAGTAGTAGCAACTTCAGTGGAAGCATGGATGGCTCTAGTACTGCTTCGGCAGCAGCGACTCCGTCGTCCCCGCCGACGACACTAGCAAATTCTACGCCCACGGATTCGGTACATAATATGACACTGAGTATCACTAAGGGagcgatgagtattgttatgATAGTTTTAAGAGTCTAACCCTGAGTGGAGCTTGCAAACATCGGTTGCTGGTGCGCTGTGAAAATGCTTTTCTAACGATAGTTATAAGTATGTTTTGTTTGATTAACCATCTAAATTGTAAATATTATCATTGTTATCATCCAACAACATGATTAATGCTACCGAAATGACcataaaatgaatttttttctattaagaAAGGAACAATATAATTTCTTTCAATTTCTTCTTCCGTAAGATGAATCGCAGTtacttgtgtgtgtgtgtaacttgttggtaaataacaaaatgttttACAGTGTGCTAAAAAGCGTATTTAACCTTTTAGTGCCCAacgccgccatttggcgggcttcagtcgaagttccgaaaagctttaataaatacttaaatgGTGTTTATGatggtttataatgattttatcgaagtccgtttagaaattaatttgggcactagagggttaatacatCTTCTTTACAACCTATTTTTCTATTCTCGATAACCGCCGTATTGTAAAATAAAACAACTGCGAGTTGTTACCTCAGACTCAACAAAATATAAATTAACGTCCCGTcatgcaacactggcacaactcaaaattttgcgttttatgagtttttgatggcaaacaatgccaaatactgttaagtttcatcccacGAAACCCCGATTCGTAATTTACAAATGAGGTTTGAATAATAGACCCAAAAATAATCATTAAGTACGGGAgttaaagttttcttgaaaatttaaaaaaacacaatttttcgaaaCGAAGAATTTCGAGTTGACGATAGTTTCCGAAGACACTTGAAAGTAATACCGGCTTGTGAGAAAAGAGAGCTCCGATATGGTGTCGATGTGGTTCACGTGCAGGTGGCGCAGTTGTACGAACAGAGAAGTTGGTTAGGAAAGACTGTCATctgttgaaaaattaattttgtctccaaatgtttaatgtttttcttacgtaagataatcaattaaCCCCCGCCCTCCCTTGTAAGATAACGTAAGAAAATTAGCTCTAGTGTGTTTCAATGGGCTTGAAAAAGGGTGAATTTCGGAGAGAAGCTGTtctaatttctgttttttctcgATCACTAGAGATAAAATTGCATTGCCAGTAAAAAAATAAAGGCATTCAGGTAATACATGTTGATAATTCACACATTTCATGCCCAAAAGGTATCAAGTAATTTGTTGTAATTTTAACTCTTATTATAGTAAAGAGAATTCAAAGGTTTTTACTTACATTTACTTGCAACCGTCTTTTAATCGTAAGTGgaaatgctcccgctatgtggtgCTAAAGTTATTTACAAACCAAGCACAGATATTCATGAAGTGCAACTAGGACActacaagacagatgtcgttattgttttaacgtattttgatttaattttcaaacatgatttttaattttattcatatAAACATGAACAGACGTTCAGACGTTCTGTGTTTTAACTCAAATCAAATGGAACTGATggccaaatatttttttaaagaagttATCAACTTACCAAATATTAATGGAATTAAAGCCAAATTATATCATGCCAAGTACTAACGAGTAGTTTTTGAAAACGGCTTATGCAAAACAGTGCAAAACACAGTGTTTTATCAATATGTagaaaataacactggtaaacacatgttttgctctagagctcaaactgagaAAATGTAAcatttaaatgagttttcccgtaa from Wyeomyia smithii strain HCP4-BCI-WySm-NY-G18 chromosome 3, ASM2978416v1, whole genome shotgun sequence encodes the following:
- the LOC129727069 gene encoding mucin-2-like isoform X3, encoding MRKVWIVVASALLAFANFVKSQETARNLYSSRVFSRLYRYDNLDIDTILSSNRLVNNYVDCLLSRKPCPPEGKDLKRILPEALRTKCGRCSETQKENALKIITTLYYSYPQQYQALRSRWDPSGEYHRRFEEYLRGLQFNQIGSNGGGNNGINTNSIDTPVRNDFDRDQSQIRLQTLLLSTTTTTTAPPRPNAIPSGSEQRPQLAQAQLTQSVAPVLSTSTTTPATTTSTTSTTTTPSPTTTTSTTTPTTTTTTTSTPLTTESTTTSIPITTGSGAASSSSSSSNFSGSMDGSSTASAAATPSSPPTTLANSTPTDSLPSVVRNPRPAVVVSSSQQTFIPSLVTTPNTNTLTQTRPPGGQAVANGGQNFPMFLFDPNLSLNSFVVQSNAAEALPSAATARTTSVITTTNRLILRPVAAGLDFDTLPSAGSVSSRFGDDESSGSAMPNVPGSTAAPPPSPITARPQPQPTTRPVVRQTTSRVVTQRTTARPGGASVSNNNNNNNNNGSPFVGLFNQIGTKLATTADAIAGMLRKTVDVIVTSHIQAHKRSLSGN
- the LOC129727069 gene encoding mucin-2-like isoform X5, translating into MRKVWIVVASALLAFANFVKSQETARNLYSSRVFSRLYRYDNLDIDTILSSNRLVNNYVDCLLSRKPCPPEGKDLKRILPEALRTKCGRCSETQKENALKIITTLYYSYPQQYQALRSRWDPSGEYHRRFEEYLRGLQFNQIGSNGGGNNGINTNSIDTPVRNDFDRDQSQIRLQTLLLSTTTTTTAPPRPNAIPSGSEQRPQLAQAQLTQSVAPVLSTSTTTPATTTSTTSTTTTPSPTTTTSTTTPTTTTTTTSTPLTTESTTTSIPITTGSGAASSSSSSSNFSGSMDGSSTASAAATPSSPPTTLANSTPTDSLPSAGSVSSRFGDDESSGSAMPNVPGSTAAPPPSPITARPQPQPTTRPVVRQTTSRVVTQRTTARPIEAAPAVVQLRPIPVQVQVQVLAQPPQPLVPTQTFAQQQPLQPQQTQVPSAGVGGLTTPNNVIDHFFIPPGQGGASVSNNNNNNNNNGSPFVGLFNQIGTKLATTADAIAGMLRKTVDVIVTSHIQAHKRSLSGN